From Seriola aureovittata isolate HTS-2021-v1 ecotype China chromosome 20, ASM2101889v1, whole genome shotgun sequence, a single genomic window includes:
- the LOC130161510 gene encoding dynein axonemal heavy chain 5-like, with the protein MNEERRGKLDARHKYLISRLADAATLGEAEVEDALTSDDKFSLVHDFFAANGSKKLIFFYQNVKQNLSSSRSSSVDAAASAVAQRKLFVTTGSSEVDQ; encoded by the exons ATGAATGAGGAGAGACGAGGGAAGCTGGACGCCCGACACAAGTACTTGATCAGCAGGTTGGCAGACGCCGCGACGCTGGGGGAGGCGGAGGTGGAGGACGCCCTCACCTCTGATGACAAG TTCAGTCTCGTCCATGATTTCTTTGCTGCGAACGGATCCAAGAAGCTGATTTTCTTCTATCAGAATGTGAAGCAG AATCTGTCGTCCAGTCGTTCCTCCTCTGTGGACGCCGCGGCCTcagctgtggctcagaggaaacTCTTCGTCACCACAGGGAGCTCCGAGGTAGATCAGTAA